The following coding sequences lie in one Romeriopsis navalis LEGE 11480 genomic window:
- a CDS encoding RelA/SpoT family protein: MNLTATSTAQVSSDVAMEMPVSADATSDDIAVAAAPSEKAPVQRKQLELPDWLETCLVNPDSPATDEDADRQLVCKAFNFAYQLHEGQYRASGDPYIAHPVAVAGILRDLGGSSAMIAAGFLHDVVEDTAVTPDEIEAHFGPEVRLLVDGVTKLGKIEFSSKKERQAENFRRMFLAMAKDIRVIVVKLADRLHNMRTLEHLKSEKQHRISLETREIFAPLANRLGIGNIKWELEDLAFKYIETEAFNEIRQRVAGRRADREAHIEQSVQMIADRLAAVGITDVEISGRPKHLYGIYSKMQRQQKEYEQIFDVSALRVIVNRNDECYRALAVVHDLFRPIPGRFKDYIGLPKPNRYQSLHTGVIGLGGRPVEVQIRTVEMHHIAEYGIAAHWKYKESGGSSDVQMTPEEERFTWLRQLLEWQHDLNDAQEYLETVKGNLFEDDVFVFTPNGEVISLHANASTVDFAYRIHSEVGTHCCGAKVNGRIVTLDTRLHNGDIVEILTQKNAHPSLDWLNFVVTPSARNRIRQWYKRSHRDENIQRGRDMLEKSLGKSGFEALLKSAPMLSAAERCNYHSVEDFLSAIGYGEATLNHAINRIRDAVKAEQATEVEDPTTEEEIQLLSNAPRPTPANLDTNAPIAGVEGLLHQVAKCCNPLPGESIIGAVSRGGRGIIIHRQGCPNLDQVDGNRLIPVTWNSTDGVSRPHTYPVEMQIEVIDRVGILKDILSRLMDQNVNVRNAQVRTFPDQTAIIDLGIDVCDHCQLEKVFVQVRKLSDVLNLKRLSQLDET, translated from the coding sequence ATGAATCTTACCGCGACCTCGACTGCTCAAGTTTCGTCAGACGTTGCCATGGAAATGCCTGTATCAGCTGATGCGACGTCAGATGATATTGCGGTGGCGGCAGCGCCGAGTGAGAAAGCCCCAGTCCAGCGTAAACAGCTGGAGTTGCCGGATTGGCTGGAAACTTGTCTGGTGAATCCCGATAGTCCGGCCACGGATGAGGACGCGGATCGTCAGCTTGTCTGTAAAGCCTTCAACTTTGCCTATCAACTACATGAAGGACAATATCGCGCCTCCGGTGATCCTTACATTGCGCATCCCGTGGCGGTAGCCGGGATACTGCGCGATTTAGGGGGCAGTAGCGCGATGATTGCGGCGGGCTTTTTACACGATGTGGTCGAGGACACGGCCGTCACGCCGGATGAGATTGAGGCGCACTTCGGTCCAGAGGTGCGCCTTTTAGTTGATGGGGTGACGAAGCTCGGAAAAATTGAATTTTCGAGCAAGAAGGAGCGGCAAGCGGAGAATTTCCGCCGCATGTTCTTGGCTATGGCGAAGGATATTCGGGTGATTGTGGTGAAGCTGGCCGATCGCCTGCATAACATGCGAACGTTGGAGCATCTGAAGAGTGAAAAGCAGCATCGCATCTCCCTGGAAACCCGTGAGATTTTTGCACCTTTAGCTAATCGCTTGGGGATCGGTAATATCAAGTGGGAATTGGAGGATTTGGCCTTCAAGTACATTGAAACCGAGGCCTTTAATGAAATTCGGCAGCGGGTGGCGGGTCGCCGGGCCGATCGCGAAGCGCATATTGAACAGTCCGTGCAAATGATTGCTGATCGTTTGGCGGCGGTTGGTATTACGGATGTGGAAATTAGCGGTCGTCCGAAGCATCTATATGGCATCTATAGCAAGATGCAGCGGCAGCAGAAAGAATATGAGCAAATCTTTGACGTATCGGCCTTGCGTGTGATCGTGAACCGCAACGATGAATGTTATCGCGCCTTAGCCGTTGTGCATGATTTATTCCGGCCTATTCCGGGTCGGTTTAAAGACTATATTGGCTTGCCCAAGCCGAATCGTTATCAGTCGTTGCATACCGGCGTGATTGGGTTAGGTGGACGCCCGGTGGAAGTCCAAATTCGGACGGTTGAAATGCATCATATTGCGGAATATGGCATTGCGGCCCACTGGAAATATAAAGAGTCGGGCGGCTCAAGCGATGTGCAGATGACGCCCGAAGAGGAGCGGTTTACCTGGTTGCGTCAGTTGCTGGAATGGCAGCATGATCTAAACGATGCGCAGGAATATTTGGAAACCGTTAAGGGCAACCTATTCGAGGATGATGTCTTTGTCTTTACCCCGAATGGGGAAGTGATTTCGCTACATGCGAATGCGAGTACGGTTGATTTTGCCTATCGGATTCACTCGGAGGTCGGTACGCATTGCTGCGGGGCCAAAGTGAATGGTCGGATCGTTACCCTGGATACCCGGTTGCACAATGGCGACATTGTGGAAATTCTGACCCAGAAAAATGCTCATCCGAGCTTAGACTGGCTCAACTTTGTGGTGACTCCGAGTGCCCGGAACCGCATTCGGCAATGGTATAAGCGATCGCACCGCGATGAAAATATCCAGCGCGGTCGAGACATGCTGGAGAAGTCCCTCGGGAAGAGTGGTTTTGAAGCACTCTTGAAATCGGCCCCCATGCTGTCCGCTGCAGAACGTTGTAATTATCATTCGGTTGAAGACTTTCTGTCGGCGATTGGTTACGGCGAAGCCACACTCAACCATGCAATTAATCGGATTCGGGATGCGGTCAAAGCGGAGCAGGCGACTGAAGTTGAGGATCCAACGACAGAGGAAGAAATTCAACTGTTGTCGAATGCGCCGCGTCCAACCCCGGCAAATTTAGATACTAATGCCCCGATCGCTGGTGTTGAAGGGTTGCTGCATCAAGTGGCGAAATGCTGTAACCCGTTGCCTGGTGAATCCATTATTGGTGCGGTGAGTCGTGGTGGGCGGGGCATCATCATTCATCGTCAAGGTTGTCCAAATCTTGATCAAGTCGATGGTAATCGCCTGATTCCAGTGACTTGGAATAGTACCGATGGGGTCAGCCGACCGCATACCTACCCGGTGGAAATGCAAATTGAGGTGATCGATCGAGTCGGGATTCTCAAAGATATTTTGTCCCGCTTGATGGATCAGAACGTCAATGTACGCAATGCTCAAGTACGTACCTTCCCGGATCAGACAGCAATAATTGATCTAGGTATAGATGTGTGTGACCATTGTCAACTTGAGAAGGTATTTGTCCAGGTCCGTAAATTATCGGACGTATTGAACCTAAAACGTCTAAGTCAGCTTGACGAAACCTAG
- a CDS encoding CHASE2 domain-containing protein — MTDFRLKIWRVEQTCIFELSWEAGLQITAQLAYPESLTTLYHAWQNAYINFYSYALRARVQGSGGITSPSIDWRAQLVQAEARFLSEFYFWLNSAELLGIRSQIAKAAIVPSAIEDPNFEATDRSRAIEVCLTCEPMELARFPWEAWEIGTEFGSNRIIRIARTPANLRKKANQRRTGSKLRILAILGDDTGLDFQTDKQAVQSLSNVATIEFVGWQAGKDTQNLKEEIAQAIADERGWDILFFAGHSNETSITGGELTIAPGVSILVQEIAPHLIKARDHGLQFAIFNSCSGLSIANSLVDLGLSQVAIMREPIHNRVAQEFLLRFLQHLSEYCDVHTAMLRACKFLKVDRNLTYPSAYLIPSLFRHPEAEPFQLQPQGFGHWIKPWLPNRRQAWILAGLAAVSLLPPLQNLILEPRIAAQAIYRHLTRQIPSQSPDVLLVQVDEDSIRGLDARKINPIDRTYLAQVIDKAQTLKPKVIGIDFLLDRPTNEDATLSQSVKAATQQGQWLLFAANSKSNGREIGAVPSIANPNWTIQGHIGIYVNYTELLAPSQSCYETCPFGYLLALTGQLQRSPQPFHPNLNSKTNARDQILRHIEQADPPLENLQPLLKTRLTPLSAIVENFGQLWLRPILDYSIPPSQAYQKISAGALLDGKRPDRQPVPPIVLIAPGGYKQAGISQLGEDNFSLPLALRYWGGAKANPIFTGAEAHAYMIHHFLHQRQVIPVPDLWMMGLAAIVGQGTAQYLKRRNIRRRHWVLGSSSANGLYGIAALQLYISSGLLLPILLPSAVFWLYLVK; from the coding sequence ATGACTGATTTCCGGCTCAAAATCTGGCGCGTCGAGCAGACTTGCATCTTTGAACTTTCCTGGGAAGCCGGACTCCAGATCACGGCACAGCTTGCTTATCCAGAAAGTCTCACAACGCTGTATCATGCTTGGCAAAATGCCTATATCAATTTCTACAGCTATGCACTGCGGGCCAGAGTTCAGGGTAGCGGTGGCATTACTTCACCATCGATCGATTGGCGGGCACAGCTAGTTCAAGCCGAAGCCCGATTTCTCTCCGAGTTTTACTTTTGGCTCAATAGCGCAGAATTGCTGGGTATTCGCTCTCAAATCGCCAAGGCCGCGATCGTCCCATCCGCGATTGAAGACCCCAACTTTGAAGCCACTGATCGTTCACGCGCGATCGAAGTTTGCCTCACTTGCGAACCGATGGAGCTAGCCCGTTTCCCCTGGGAAGCCTGGGAAATCGGCACCGAATTTGGTAGCAACCGGATTATTCGGATTGCCCGTACACCGGCGAATTTGCGCAAAAAGGCGAACCAACGGCGCACAGGCAGTAAGCTGCGGATTCTTGCGATCCTGGGTGATGATACGGGCCTTGACTTCCAGACGGATAAACAAGCCGTACAGTCACTCTCGAATGTGGCGACGATCGAATTTGTCGGCTGGCAAGCCGGTAAAGATACCCAAAACCTCAAAGAAGAAATCGCCCAAGCCATTGCGGATGAACGCGGCTGGGACATTCTGTTCTTTGCCGGACATAGCAACGAAACATCGATTACCGGCGGCGAACTGACCATTGCGCCGGGCGTCTCGATTCTGGTCCAAGAAATTGCACCACACCTGATTAAAGCCCGTGATCATGGCTTACAATTTGCAATTTTCAATTCCTGTAGTGGTCTAAGTATTGCCAATTCTTTGGTTGACTTAGGCTTAAGTCAAGTCGCAATCATGCGCGAACCGATTCACAATCGTGTCGCTCAGGAATTTTTACTGCGATTCCTACAGCATTTAAGTGAATATTGCGATGTCCACACCGCAATGCTTCGGGCTTGTAAATTTCTCAAAGTCGATCGCAATCTAACTTATCCATCCGCTTACCTAATTCCTTCACTATTTCGTCACCCCGAAGCGGAACCGTTTCAATTACAACCACAGGGCTTCGGGCATTGGATCAAGCCCTGGCTGCCAAATCGTCGCCAAGCCTGGATCTTAGCGGGTCTCGCAGCCGTCAGCTTATTACCACCGCTACAAAACCTGATTTTAGAACCGCGGATTGCCGCCCAAGCGATCTATCGTCATCTCACCCGGCAAATTCCCAGTCAGTCACCGGATGTTCTATTGGTACAGGTGGACGAAGACTCTATTCGCGGCCTGGATGCCCGGAAGATCAACCCGATCGATCGGACCTATCTCGCCCAAGTCATCGACAAAGCGCAAACTTTAAAGCCAAAAGTCATTGGCATTGACTTCTTACTCGATCGGCCCACAAACGAAGATGCCACACTCAGTCAATCCGTCAAAGCCGCAACGCAGCAAGGCCAATGGTTACTCTTTGCCGCCAACAGTAAATCAAATGGCCGTGAAATCGGGGCCGTCCCCAGCATCGCTAATCCGAATTGGACAATCCAAGGGCATATCGGAATTTATGTGAACTATACCGAGCTATTAGCGCCGAGCCAATCATGCTACGAAACTTGTCCATTTGGTTATCTGCTGGCCCTCACCGGCCAATTGCAGCGCAGTCCCCAACCGTTTCACCCGAACCTCAACAGCAAAACGAACGCCCGTGACCAAATTCTGCGCCATATTGAACAGGCCGATCCCCCCTTGGAAAATCTCCAACCATTGCTCAAGACAAGACTCACCCCGCTTAGCGCGATCGTCGAAAATTTCGGCCAATTATGGCTGCGGCCGATTCTCGACTATTCGATTCCCCCCTCTCAGGCATACCAAAAAATTAGCGCCGGGGCACTGCTCGATGGCAAACGCCCCGATCGCCAACCCGTGCCGCCAATCGTCTTAATTGCCCCCGGCGGTTATAAACAAGCAGGCATTAGCCAACTGGGTGAGGATAATTTTAGTTTGCCCCTCGCGCTGCGGTATTGGGGGGGGGCTAAGGCCAATCCGATTTTTACCGGCGCCGAGGCCCATGCCTATATGATTCATCACTTTCTGCATCAACGACAGGTGATACCCGTGCCGGATTTGTGGATGATGGGACTGGCGGCGATCGTCGGGCAAGGTACAGCCCAATATCTTAAACGCCGCAACATTCGACGACGACATTGGGTCTTAGGTAGCAGTAGTGCAAACGGTTTGTACGGAATTGCCGCATTACAGTTGTATATCTCATCAGGACTGCTACTCCCAATCTTGCTACCCTCAGCAGTATTTTGGCTTTATCTTGTGAAATAA
- the hpf gene encoding ribosome hibernation-promoting factor, HPF/YfiA family: MKLVIQGKNIDITDAIREYVHQKIEKAVAHFDYLLTEVDVNLSVARNPRINPMKQSAEVTLYVNGSVVRAQESNENLYASIDLVADKIARQLRKYKEKRRGRTREPVKTSEALADQPLVSEITAQREPELPKNVLRAKHFAMPPMSVEEAMSQLEIIDHDFYMFQNAATGQINVIYERNHGGYGVIQPRKVDQNAPNAAHLKRELTEQEYIGAMV, encoded by the coding sequence ATGAAGCTGGTTATCCAGGGTAAGAATATTGATATCACTGATGCTATCCGTGAGTACGTCCACCAGAAGATTGAGAAAGCCGTTGCACATTTCGATTACTTACTAACTGAGGTAGACGTTAACTTATCCGTTGCACGGAACCCCCGGATTAACCCGATGAAGCAGTCAGCGGAGGTGACACTGTATGTCAATGGTTCCGTTGTCCGGGCCCAGGAGAGTAACGAGAACTTATATGCAAGCATTGATTTAGTCGCCGATAAGATTGCGCGTCAACTGCGGAAGTACAAAGAGAAGCGGCGCGGACGGACCCGTGAACCAGTCAAAACATCGGAAGCACTGGCCGATCAGCCGCTAGTCAGTGAAATCACCGCCCAGCGTGAGCCCGAACTACCCAAAAACGTTTTACGGGCCAAGCATTTTGCGATGCCGCCCATGAGCGTTGAAGAAGCCATGAGTCAGCTCGAAATCATTGACCATGACTTTTACATGTTCCAAAATGCCGCCACGGGTCAAATTAACGTGATCTATGAACGCAATCACGGTGGCTACGGTGTGATTCAACCCCGCAAAGTGGACCAAAATGCACCGAACGCCGCTCACCTCAAGCGTGAGTTAACGGAACAAGAATACATTGGGGCGATGGTTTAG
- the hisH gene encoding imidazole glycerol phosphate synthase subunit HisH, with translation MPTIAVIDYDMGNLHSVCKGLEKVGGMPQVTDVAADIENADAVLLPGVGSFDPAMEHLRSRQLEAPIRAAIDSGKPFLGICLGLQILFEGSAEGEAAGLGIFPGRVERFQVEPQLTIPHMGWNQLQLTQPQCSLWQDLPSDWMYFVHSYYVAPADSGLNAATITHGSQTVTAAIAQDNVMAAQFHPEKSSTSGLKVLSNFVELVNRSVLTPA, from the coding sequence ATGCCAACGATTGCTGTAATTGATTACGACATGGGCAATTTGCATTCCGTCTGCAAAGGCTTGGAGAAAGTTGGTGGGATGCCTCAGGTAACCGATGTAGCGGCAGATATTGAAAATGCGGATGCGGTGTTATTGCCGGGTGTGGGTTCGTTTGACCCAGCGATGGAGCATTTGCGATCGCGCCAGTTGGAAGCGCCGATTCGGGCGGCGATCGATAGCGGTAAGCCATTCCTGGGAATTTGCTTAGGATTGCAGATTTTGTTTGAAGGCAGCGCTGAAGGTGAAGCGGCTGGACTCGGTATTTTCCCCGGTCGGGTGGAGCGGTTTCAGGTGGAGCCGCAGTTGACAATTCCCCATATGGGCTGGAATCAGTTGCAGTTGACACAGCCGCAATGTTCACTGTGGCAGGATTTGCCCAGCGATTGGATGTATTTTGTGCATTCCTATTATGTGGCGCCAGCCGATAGTGGCTTGAATGCGGCAACGATTACCCATGGCAGTCAAACGGTGACGGCCGCGATTGCGCAAGATAATGTGATGGCGGCGCAGTTTCATCCCGAGAAGTCATCTACGAGTGGTTTGAAAGTGTTGTCAAATTTCGTTGAATTAGTTAATCGTTCAGTGTTGACGCCAGCGTAG
- the rsmD gene encoding 16S rRNA (guanine(966)-N(2))-methyltransferase RsmD, with product MALRIYGNRQLKTLPGDVTRPTLAKVREAVFNIWQGTIEDCRWLDLCAGSGAMGAEALCRGAASATAIEQLAPACAVIQANWNQVAKPKQQHGILRGDVLKQLNRLRGQQFDRIYFDPPYASDLYEPVLRSILHYNLLAENGEIAVEHSPHRWDLQPQGLEVCREKRYGIAALTFYRLA from the coding sequence ATGGCATTGCGGATTTATGGTAATCGTCAGCTAAAAACCTTGCCGGGTGATGTAACGCGTCCGACTTTGGCAAAGGTGCGCGAAGCTGTGTTTAATATTTGGCAGGGCACGATCGAAGATTGTCGCTGGTTAGATTTATGTGCTGGTAGTGGGGCGATGGGGGCAGAAGCGCTATGTCGAGGAGCGGCTTCGGCGACGGCGATTGAGCAGTTAGCGCCAGCTTGTGCAGTGATTCAGGCGAATTGGAATCAGGTGGCGAAGCCGAAGCAGCAACATGGCATATTACGGGGTGATGTGCTGAAGCAGTTGAATCGTTTGCGGGGACAGCAGTTCGATCGGATCTATTTTGATCCGCCCTATGCCAGTGATTTGTATGAGCCGGTTTTGCGGTCGATTTTGCACTATAACTTATTGGCCGAGAATGGGGAAATTGCGGTAGAACATAGTCCTCATCGTTGGGATTTGCAGCCCCAAGGTTTGGAGGTCTGTCGTGAGAAACGTTATGGAATTGCGGCCTTGACTTTCTATCGATTGGCTTGA
- a CDS encoding SGNH/GDSL hydrolase family protein has product MQTQEKPASTDAPTAVVASESSGSKPAVAVDASANVVGMKRRIPFWASLSVALNGFLLLAISLGYWKPQLVGLNPPTAPAVELSESAPVDAFDDRPTRSYEQWLGILSTEAKAVAQKNPESLTVLLGDSLTLWFPPELLAANRNWLNQGISGENASGLLKRLNLLDELKPQTVLVMIGVNDLIKGASDETLVTNYQKIIDDLKSKHPDTEVVVQSILPHGGDRLTVDDRTQVLQVSNERIVQLNRQLKQLAQQQNVKFLDLHSVFVDRDGLLREELSTDGLHLSAQGYGVWQSAMQMFSQLELKPPIIPADVKVGEPKPEVQEALPAAPGSDATTESDQ; this is encoded by the coding sequence GTGCAAACTCAAGAAAAGCCGGCATCAACCGATGCCCCAACTGCTGTAGTCGCGTCTGAATCATCGGGATCAAAGCCAGCGGTGGCGGTGGATGCATCAGCGAATGTGGTGGGAATGAAACGTCGTATCCCATTTTGGGCTTCGCTATCGGTCGCGCTGAATGGCTTTTTGTTGTTGGCGATTTCCTTGGGATATTGGAAACCCCAATTAGTGGGTTTGAATCCCCCGACGGCTCCCGCGGTTGAGTTGTCGGAGTCAGCGCCGGTGGATGCGTTTGATGATCGGCCGACACGTTCCTATGAGCAGTGGCTGGGCATTTTGAGCACTGAGGCAAAAGCGGTGGCTCAGAAAAACCCTGAGAGTTTGACGGTGTTGTTAGGCGACTCGCTAACACTGTGGTTCCCGCCGGAGCTGTTAGCGGCGAATCGTAATTGGTTGAATCAGGGGATTTCGGGGGAGAATGCCTCGGGTCTGTTGAAGCGGTTGAACTTGTTGGATGAGCTCAAGCCGCAAACTGTCTTGGTGATGATCGGTGTGAATGATCTGATTAAAGGTGCATCGGATGAGACATTGGTGACGAACTACCAAAAAATTATTGATGATCTGAAGTCGAAGCATCCCGATACGGAAGTTGTGGTGCAGTCGATTTTGCCCCATGGTGGCGATCGCTTGACGGTGGACGATCGGACGCAGGTTTTGCAGGTGTCGAATGAGCGGATTGTGCAGCTAAACCGCCAGTTAAAGCAGTTGGCACAGCAGCAGAATGTGAAGTTTCTGGATCTGCATTCGGTGTTTGTCGATCGTGATGGGTTATTGCGTGAGGAGCTGTCGACGGATGGTTTGCACTTGAGTGCCCAGGGCTATGGGGTATGGCAGTCGGCGATGCAGATGTTCTCACAGTTGGAGCTGAAGCCGCCGATTATTCCTGCGGATGTGAAAGTGGGTGAGCCGAAGCCGGAAGTGCAGGAGGCTTTACCGGCGGCACCGGGTAGCGATGCGACAACTGAGTCCGATCAGTAG